One Chanodichthys erythropterus isolate Z2021 chromosome 22, ASM2448905v1, whole genome shotgun sequence DNA window includes the following coding sequences:
- the zgc:122979 gene encoding dnaJ homolog subfamily B member 5: MVLIWTQFGVKHKNVKCKVKVIHGEEGWTPEEVREEPEVSSPPSSPECVDYYSVLGVSSDSNEEEIRRAYKRLALRYHPDKNPDADAEDKFKQIAQAYDVLTDPEKRTIYDQQGLTKGGVAPAGNKSDPSHSTSKADAHSWHVFFNFELDSDDDLFNPFLRNPLPHLSRNKGGLKPSGVAEVHELLVSLEDILMGVTKRVKVTRLRQADKHALRPEERVFDVEVKKGWKEGTRITFPKEGHQMLGHAPNDLAFVIKEKKHAHFRRDGSHIVFTSTITLREALCGCTVNIPTLDGQMKPLPCSDVIKPGSVRRLIGEGLPRAKNPAQRGDLLVEFQVVFPDRIPPSSKEIIKHSLGQC; encoded by the exons ATGGTTCTCATCTGGACTCAATTCGGCGTCAAACACAAGAATGTCAAGTGCAAAGTGAAAGTGATCCACGGAGAAGAGGGATGGACACCTGAG GAGGTGCGTGAAGAACCCGAGGTGTCTAGCCCCCCGTCCTCACCAGAGTGTGTGGATTACTACTCTGTACTCGGTGTGTCAAGTGACTCTAATGAGGAGGAGATCAGACGGGCGTACAAGCGTCTGGCGCTTCGCTACCACCCAGACAAAAACCCAGACGCAGACGCAGAGGACAAATTCAAACAGATTGCACAAGCCTACGATGTTCTGACCGACCCAGAGAAACGCACCATCTATGATCAACAAG GTTTGACCAAAGGGGGTGTGGCTCCAGCTGGAAACAAAAGCGATCCCTCCCACAGCACCTCAAAAGCCGACGCCCACTCCTGGCACGTGTTCTTCAACTTCGAACTCGACTCCGATGACGACCTGTTTAACCCGTTCCTGAGGAACCCCCTGCCCCACCTCAGCCGAAACAAGGGCGGGCTAAAGCCATCGGGCGTGGCCGAAGTTCACGAGCTCCTCGTGTCACTGGAGGACATCTTGATGGGCGTGACGAAGCGTGTGAAAGTGACACGCCTCCGGCAGGCGGACAAACACGCGTTGAGACCCGAAGAGCGCGTGTTCGACGTGGAGGTGAAGAAGGGGTGGAAGGAGGGCACCAGGATCACCTTCCCCAAGGAGGGCCATCAGATGCTCGGCCATGCCCCTAACGACCTGGCCTTCGTTATTAAGGAGAAGAAGCACGCCCATTTCAGACGAGACGGCTCGCATATTGTGTTCACCTCCACCATCACTCTGCGAGAG GCTCTATGTGGGTGTACGGTTAACATCCCTACGCTTGATGGACAGATGAAGCCCCTCCCATGCAGTGATGTCATCAAGCCCGGCTCAGTGAGAAGGCTCATAGGGGAGGGGCTTCCCCGAGCGAAAAACCCCGCCCAGCGCGGCGACCTACTGGTTGAATTCCAAGTGGTTTTCCCAGATCGAATTCCTCCAAGCAGCAAGGAGATCATCAAGCACAGCTTGGGACAGTGTTAA